In Streptomyces nodosus, one DNA window encodes the following:
- a CDS encoding DUF3000 domain-containing protein: protein MAAAQGRLTDGAGDMDDAEEGDAHTTDNTPLPFRAALDALKAARLRPEIEIEPTRPPQRLAPHVYALEAAVVEEGEDLADGRLVLLYDPAGHDAWQGCFRLVTLVRAELEAEMASDPLLPEVCWSWLTGALQARGLAYGVPSGTVTRASSHYFGGLAARPAASQIEIRASWSPREGLGGVPDTAAHLASWCDLLCQVAGLPPAAPGDNSVVTLPQRRGPQSR, encoded by the coding sequence ATGGCTGCGGCTCAGGGACGACTGACGGACGGCGCTGGCGACATGGACGACGCGGAGGAGGGGGACGCTCATACGACGGACAACACTCCGCTGCCCTTCCGCGCCGCACTCGACGCGCTGAAGGCCGCACGGCTGCGGCCGGAGATCGAGATCGAGCCGACCCGTCCCCCGCAGCGGCTCGCCCCGCATGTGTACGCGCTGGAGGCCGCGGTCGTCGAGGAGGGCGAGGACCTGGCCGACGGACGTCTCGTGCTGCTGTACGACCCCGCCGGACACGACGCCTGGCAGGGCTGCTTCCGCCTGGTGACCCTGGTGCGCGCCGAGCTCGAAGCCGAGATGGCCTCGGATCCGCTGCTGCCCGAGGTGTGCTGGTCCTGGCTGACCGGCGCGCTCCAGGCCCGGGGGCTGGCCTACGGGGTGCCCAGCGGCACCGTGACGCGCGCGAGTTCGCACTACTTCGGGGGGCTCGCCGCGCGCCCCGCCGCCTCCCAGATCGAGATCCGCGCCTCCTGGTCCCCCCGCGAGGGCCTGGGCGGCGTCCCGGACACGGCCGCCCACCTGGCCTCCTGGTGCGATCTGCTGTGTCAGGTGGCGGGCCTGCCCCCGGCGGCCCCGGGGGACAACTCGGTGGTGACGCTGCCGCAGCGGCGCGGGCCGCAGTCCCGGTGA
- the hemE gene encoding uroporphyrinogen decarboxylase: MSAIDRPVQGQPTATYDSAFLRACRREPVPHTPVWFMRQAGRSLPEYRKVREGIPMLESCMRPELITEITLQPVRRHGVDAAIYFSDIVVPLKAIGIDLDIKPGIGPVVEQPIRSRADLARLRDLTPEDVPYVTEAVRLLTAELGGTPLIGFAGAPFTLASYLIEGGPSRTYEHTKAIMYGDPQLWADLLDRLAEITSAFLKVQIEAGASAVQLFDSWAGALAPAEYRRSVLPASAKVFRAVEGYGVPRIHFGVGTGELLGLMGEAGADVVGVDWRVPLDEAARRVGPGKALQGNLDPAVLFAPREAVEACTLEVLDAAAGLEGHIFNLGHGVMPATDPDALTRLVDHVHRQTAR; this comes from the coding sequence GTGAGTGCCATTGACCGCCCCGTGCAGGGCCAGCCGACAGCGACGTACGACTCCGCCTTCCTCCGGGCGTGCAGGCGCGAGCCCGTGCCGCACACCCCGGTGTGGTTCATGCGGCAGGCCGGGCGCTCGCTGCCCGAGTACCGCAAGGTGCGCGAGGGCATCCCGATGCTCGAGTCCTGCATGCGGCCCGAGCTGATCACCGAGATCACGCTCCAGCCGGTCCGCCGGCACGGAGTGGATGCGGCGATCTACTTCAGCGACATCGTCGTCCCGCTCAAGGCCATCGGCATCGACCTCGACATCAAGCCCGGCATCGGACCGGTCGTCGAGCAGCCCATCCGCTCCCGTGCCGACCTGGCGAGGCTGCGGGATCTGACCCCCGAGGACGTTCCGTACGTCACGGAGGCCGTCCGGCTGCTCACCGCCGAGCTGGGTGGCACCCCGCTGATCGGTTTCGCGGGCGCCCCCTTCACCCTCGCCAGCTATCTGATCGAGGGCGGCCCCTCCCGCACCTATGAGCACACCAAGGCGATCATGTACGGCGACCCGCAGCTGTGGGCCGACCTGCTGGACCGGCTTGCCGAGATCACCTCCGCCTTCCTCAAGGTCCAGATCGAGGCGGGTGCCTCGGCGGTCCAGCTCTTCGACTCCTGGGCCGGCGCCCTCGCCCCCGCCGAATACCGCCGCTCGGTACTGCCCGCCTCGGCCAAGGTCTTCCGGGCGGTCGAGGGATACGGCGTGCCGCGCATCCACTTCGGAGTCGGCACCGGTGAACTGCTCGGTCTGATGGGCGAGGCCGGCGCGGATGTCGTGGGCGTCGACTGGCGGGTCCCGCTCGACGAGGCGGCCCGCCGCGTCGGACCCGGCAAGGCACTCCAGGGCAACCTCGACCCCGCGGTCCTCTTCGCCCCCCGCGAGGCCGTGGAGGCCTGCACCCTCGAGGTGCTCGACGCCGCCGCGGGCCTCGAGGGCCATATCTTCAACCTCGGCCACGGTGTGATGCCGGCCACCGACCCGGACGCGCTCACCCGTCTCGTGGACCACGTCCACCGGCAGACGGCCCGCTGA
- a CDS encoding rhomboid family intramembrane serine protease produces the protein MVIPVHDVNPLRHTPYVTFALIAANVVVFLLMPGLAGSVAGQSNLAQLCHLHAFLDQYAAVPRELIHDQLPGLVPTGAVGVGPQGSGCVVAPPDYQKSPPLSVLTAMFLHGSWLHLLGNMLFLLIFGNNIEDRMGHLRYLLFYLVCGYVSVYGFALLNSSSGEPLIGASGAIAGVLGAYLVLYPTARVWVLVPFLIFLPLRLAAWIVLGFWFALQAVYSYGGAVSQAGSVAYAAHVVGFIVGMLLAWPLKRGTPPPPQPPGILFGRQTRGAW, from the coding sequence GTGGTCATCCCCGTCCATGATGTGAACCCGTTGCGCCACACGCCCTATGTGACGTTCGCACTGATCGCCGCCAATGTCGTCGTCTTCCTGCTCATGCCGGGCCTGGCGGGTTCGGTGGCGGGCCAGAGCAACCTGGCCCAGCTGTGCCATCTGCATGCGTTCCTGGACCAGTACGCGGCGGTGCCCCGGGAACTGATCCACGATCAGCTGCCCGGGCTCGTCCCCACGGGCGCGGTCGGCGTCGGTCCCCAGGGCTCCGGCTGTGTGGTGGCCCCACCGGACTACCAGAAGTCACCACCGCTATCGGTCCTCACGGCGATGTTCCTGCACGGCAGCTGGCTGCACCTGCTGGGCAACATGCTGTTCCTGCTGATCTTCGGCAACAACATCGAGGACCGCATGGGCCACCTGCGGTATCTGCTGTTCTATCTCGTGTGCGGATATGTGTCGGTGTACGGCTTCGCCCTCCTCAACAGCTCCTCCGGCGAGCCGCTGATCGGCGCCTCCGGGGCCATCGCGGGGGTGCTCGGCGCCTATCTGGTCCTGTATCCGACGGCCAGGGTCTGGGTCCTGGTCCCGTTCCTGATCTTCCTGCCGCTGCGGCTGGCCGCGTGGATCGTGCTCGGCTTCTGGTTCGCGCTCCAGGCGGTCTACTCCTACGGGGGCGCCGTCTCCCAGGCCGGATCCGTGGCGTACGCGGCCCATGTGGTCGGCTTCATCGTGGGCATGCTGCTGGCCTGGCCCCTCAAACGGGGCACCCCGCCACCACCCCAGCCACCCGGCATCCTCTTCGGCCGGCAGACCCGAGGCGCCTGGTAG